Part of the Pseudomonas sp. P8_241 genome is shown below.
CGCACACCGGTGATCTGTCCGCCGGTGGATCGGCTGAAGATCTGGTGTTTATTCCGTCCGTTCTCGTCGGTGATGATCCAGTTGGCCACGTCAGCCTTGCCCAGCTCGCACGGCCATAACTCCTGGTACTCGGAGCTGGTGACGATCGACTTGATGCGGTTGGAGTTCTCTTCGACCAGCGATTTCGAGTAGGACACGCTCAGGTTTCGCGTGCGGTCGAACTTGGTCATCACATAGGCAGGCAGGTGGATCGACCAGTATTCAGTCTTTGTGCCGCCCGGGGGCATGTTGAAAACGACGTTTTTAAGCTCGCCGGCCAGGACTTGCTTGGCCGTGTAGTCCATGTATCGGTGGTGCCAGTTGCAGAGAAACTTCATCCCCTGATTGATCTGGAAGAAGACGCGCATGAAGGCAAGCGGGGAATGCTCGCTGATCAGTTTTGATGCTTCCTTCTCCTCCCGACTCATTGAATCCCAGTCGAGAAGCGCACTCATAGGCGATCAAGCACAGATTCGAGAGTCTTTTTGTCCACCGTGACTTGCGACTTCGTTTCGATAGCGCCGCCATTCTTGCCAGTGATTTCGACGATCTTCTTGTCCAGGCCCAGCAGCTTGGCTTTGCCCATGGTGGCCGAGACAGCTGCCGAGGTTTGAGGGGTTTCAGCCGAGAGAGCAGCCTTCCGCGCCTCTTCCAGCTCCAACAGCAGCGTATCGACGGTGATCTGGTGTCGGTCCATGACAGCTTCCCTTAACTCGGCGAGCCGTTCCTGCACCTGAGGCCGCTGAAACAGGTTCCAGCCCTCGCGCTGCACGGTCTTTTCCGCCATCTTGGTGACGTTGTAGGTGCGACGGTAGGCCTCGGAAGCGTTGCCAGTCTCAATATAAGCGAGGCAAAACGACTCCATCTTGTCGGTGAATCGACGCTTTTTTGGCCTTTCCATATGCACACCTACCCGTAACTCCCTCCCCCTTCAAAGTCAGCCGCTATAGCGGCAAGGACGAAGTCATGCCTGAAATAAAGGAACGGCCGATCTTATTCTCGGCCCCGATGGTGCGCGCCATCCTGGAAGGCCGGAAGACGGTCACACGGCGCGCGCTGAACGAGCAGGCGCTGAAGAACATCGGCTACGGCGTTCAGCTCGGCGAGTGCCACGAACTGCCAGCCGAAGGACCGCTGCACCCGAACAGCGTCGGGTACTACAACGACTTCTGCCCATACGGCCAACCCGGTGACCAGCTGTGGGTGCGCGAGACATGGTACTGCGATCACTTCGAAGTTGAGCGTGGCCCATACCTGCAACCTGCCGACCTGGCGGATTTGGACCAGGCCCGGGAAGATGGCGAACTCGTTTATGCGGCAGATGGCCTGACACCGTATGAGCAGGATCAGCCAACATGGAAGCCGAGCATCCACATGCCCCGCTGGGTCAGCCGGATCTTGCTGGAAATCACCGACGTACGCCTCGAGCGGTTGCAGGACATCAGCGAAGAACAGGCGCAGGCCGAAGGAATCGTAGGCGTGGCTTTCCGACCCGATGACGGCTGGCCGATTTGCACCGGCTATATGGTCGGGCCTGACGATGGGAAGACCGGCTTGCAGACGACAGCAGCCAAGGCCTTTGCGGGTCTTTGGGATTCTGTCGGCGGCGACTGGGACGCCAACCCATGGGTCTGGGTCGTCGAGTTCAAGCAGGTGACGCCATGATCATCCCAATAGCCGCCCCGCTCTACATGCTCTGGCTCATCTACAAGGGGCCGTGGCGATGAGTGATGCACCTATCGAGCCGCAGGAATATTTGTACGGCGTGAAGGTTGTCCAGATCGAGGACCTTCGCGTAGCCAGAGGGATGACTCGGCGCCCAGCGTCGTCATGCCGGCACAAGAAGCTGGTATACGACGAAAAGGAGCGCCGTGTCTGGTGCAGCGACTGCGAAGCCGAGGTTGAGCCCTTTGATGCGTTCGTTGGGATCGTTGAGGTTTTAAGCGGCGGCATGAGTTCGCTTCAGCGCCGGCGACGCGAACTGGACGAAGCCGAAAAATTCCAGATGCGAAGCCGGGCCGCCAAGGTGATGGACGAAGCCTGGCGCAGCACGAAGATGGCGCCGCTATGCCCTCACTGCAACACCGCAATCCTTCCAGAGGATGTTGCGGGTGGTGTGGCCAGCACATCAAAGGCTCTAGTCGCCGCCGCCAGAAAGCGAAACGCCGCTCAATCCCCGAAGTAAGCCTGCCCCAACTCAACAGCCTGTCGGTGATCGGCGGGCGAGGAATTCGCATGGCAGAAATTAAGTGCCACATGGGTCACACCCAGCACGTCAGCACCACCGACTGGGTTGCCGCGCTGACACTCGACCAGCTCCGCTTCGCACGGGATGCCATGGACGAAAAGATCAAGGCAGCCGAGGCGCAGCCAAAGCGGATCGTTTGGCGCGTGTGCCGCGGCGGTGTCTGCGATGGCAACTACCGCGAAGACCAATACGAGAAGGCCGCCGACCACCTGCTGCGCATTTTCAAGGACAAGTTCATGGAAGAGGCGGCGGACTACGTGAAGAAACCATACGGCACTGAAACCTTCCGGCGTGAGCTTCCAAGCATCGAGATCGAGCGCGTAACTCAGTTCGAGTACGACACCGAATGGTTTCCAGCAAAAACCGAATAACCACCTTCTGTCGCCACGCGCGGCATGGAGCACCAAACAACGGAGCAACAAATGAGCGATGACGCGGAAATAGTTTTTGTGGATGGACTGGGCAAAATGCTCGGACGAACCGAAGCATCTGTCAGGGAAGGGATTCGCCGCGGCGTGGACTGGCTGCCCAAGAGCTTCAAAATGGGCACCAGGCACTGCTGGCTGAAAGAAGATGTGCGGGAGTTTTTGCGCGGATGCCGCGACGGCGAAAACAAAGCACCGAAGGTCGGCAGAAAGCGGCAGGCGCCGCCAACGCTGAGGGGTGTGGCGTGATTCTGGGTTTACCCCAGCTTCTCGGCCAAGTCGTGCGGGGAAAGGTGGGTGTACCGCTTGAGCATCGCCAGGGTCTTGTGCCCGGTGATACTCGCCACCTCCATCAAGGAAAGGCCGCGCTCGAACAGGCGGCTGGTTGCTTCGTGACGCATATCGTGAAGGCGGAGGTCTTTTATCTCTGCCGCTTCACAGGCCAGCGCGAAATAGTTGCTGACGCTGTCCATTTTCAAATGAAAGTACCTGCCGCCGTCAATTGGCGTCGGCAATCCCTCCAAGAGTTCCACCGCCCGCGTTGATAGCGGGACGGACCGGCGCTCGCCGTTCTTCGTGTCTTCGAGGAATGCAACTCTTCCCCTGATCTGATCCTTCCGGAGCATTACCAGCTCCGATCGGCGCATTGCCGTCTCCACGGCCAGTTCGATGATGACTGGCAGCTCGGCATTGATCTCGCCGGCATGCTTATAGATGTTCTTCAGCTCTTTGGCCGTTGGTCGGCGCTCTCGCTGCTTGTTGCCCTTCGGCATGCGGATAGCTGTGCACGGGTTCTTCAGTCCATCGATACCCGAGTCCTTCGACGCAACTGTATATAGATGGCTGATCAGCGCGAGATCCAACCGAACAGTGGCAGTTGATTTCCCCGACTTCAATTGGGCGTCACGGTATGCGGCCATGTCGCTGGAGCGGATGGTCGCCAGCGATTTGGCGCCGTACTCCGACTTCTTCCACTTTTCGGCGCGGACCTTTTCCTGCTTCTCGCCCTTCTTGGTCTTGCTGACCTCATTCAGGTATCGCGTCAGAGCGTCTTCGAGCGTGGTGCTTTCCGCCTCCCGGGTGTCGACAAATCGCGAGCGAGACATATCGCCCTCGATCTCGGCAGCCCATCGCTGAGCTTCTGCCTTTGTGTCGAAGGTGGCTGAAAGTGTCGGGTATCCTTTGCGACGGATCTGGGCTCGCCAGGCGTCACCGCGTTTTTCGTAATAGGCCATGCGGGGATAGTAGCGCGAGTCTGGGGGAATGGCACGAGGGACCGATTCCCCCAAATTTCCCCCAAATACAAAAAAGCCCCGAGGCGGTTAAGCGCTCGGGGCCTTTAAATATGGCGGAGAGATAGGGATTCGAACCCTAGGTACCGGTGAAGGTACAACGGATTTCGAATCCGTCCCATTCGGCCACTCTGGCATCTCTCCAACGGCGCGCATCATAACAACACTTTCGTCGGAAGCGAACCCCCTTGGCGAAATATTTCTGTGCTATCAGATGCTTGCGCCGATTAAAGCGGTACGCCCAGACGATTGGCGACTTCTTCGTAGGCTTCGATGACGTCACCAAGGCCCTGACGGAATCGGTCCTTGTCCATTTTCTTGCCGGTAGCCTTGTCCCACAGGCGGCAGCCGTCCGGGCTGAATTCGTCACCCAGGACGATGCTGCCGTCGTGGAATACGCCGAACTCAAGTTTGAAGTCGACCAGCAGCAGGCCAGCGTCGTCGAACAGCTTGCTCAGCACTTCGTTGACCTTGAGCGACAATTCTTTCATGCGAACCAATTGCTCAGCCGTGCCCCAACCGAAAGCCACGACGTGGGATTCGTTGATGAACGGGTCGCCCTTGGCGTCGTCCTTGAGGAACAGTTCGAAGGTGTAAGGGTTGAGCTTCATGCCCTCTTCCACGCCCAGACGCTTGACCAGGCTGCCGGCGGCATAGTTACGCACGACGCATTCGACCGGAATCATGTCCAGCTTCTTGACCAGGCATTCGTTGTCGCCCAGCAGCTTGTCGAATTGGGTCGGTACGCCGGCCGCTTCGAGTTTCTGCATGATGAAGGCGTTGAACTTGTTGTTCACCATGCCTTTGCGGTCGAGCTGCTCGATGCGCTTGCCGTCGAACGCCGAGGTGTCGTTGCGAAACAGCAGGATCAAGCGGTTAGCGTCATCGGTCTTGTAAACCGATTTGGCTTTGCCGCGGTAGAGTTCTTCACGTTTTTCCATGATGGGCTCCGCTTGCTAAGTAGATGGGCTAGGCGATATGTCGCCAGTCGAGCCCTGAATCTTGATCGGCCAGTTGCAGCCAGTCCGGGTCGCACCCGAGGGTGTCGACAAAACATTGCCGGGCCAGCTGCGGCAGGTTGTTCTTGCTGCTCAGATGGGCCAGGACCAGGTGTTGCAGGCCTTGCCAGCCCAACTCGGACACCAGGAATGCCGCCTGGTGGTTATTCAAATGTCCCAGCTCACCGCCAACCCGCTGCTTGAGAAAGTACGGATAATGACCCCGAGCCAGCATGTCACGGCAATGATTGGACTCGATCATCAATGCATCGAGGTCCCGATAGCCCTCCAGCACCTTGTCACAATAGGACCCCAGGTCGGTCAACAGGCCGAAGCGCCGCTCACCATCACTGAACACGTATTGCGTCGGCTCTTGCGCATCGTGGGCCACGGCGATGACACCAATGCTCAAGTCACCGATTTGCAGCTGCTCGCCGCCTGCCAGAAGGCCCGCAGGCTCAATCGGTTTGCGCATCCCGCGCAGGGTTCCGCGACTGAGGTAGACAGGCAGATTGTAACGCCGAGACAGCAAACCCACGCCATGCACGTGGTCGGCATGTTCGTGGGTCACGAGTATCGCGCTCAACTGCGCCGGGTTCACACCCAGGCGCAGCAAGCGTTTTTCGGTTTCCCGCAGGGAGAAACCACAATCTACCAGCACGTACGTATCAGCGCTGGCTATCAGCGTGCCGTTCCCTTGGCTACCGCTGCCGAGAACGGCAAAACGCATGTCATCAGCCCAAATTGTCCTGAATCACGCTCAACACTTTGCGCGCTACATCAGCAGGCGCGACGGTGTTGATGTTTTTCTCGACGGTAACCTGGATGTTCTCGCCGACCTTGCTCAGGCGAACCTGATAACGCTCGGCACGGGCTTCAACTTCTTCCTTGTTCGGCGCGCTGCCGAACAAGCTGCTGAAGAAGCCAGGCTTGTCGTCTTTCTTCTCGGCTTTTTCCGCCAGGTTGATGTAGTACAGGCCCAGGCTGCGGTTGATGTCTTCAACGCGCCATTCACCCTGTTCCAGCGCACGACCGACACTCGACCAGGCACGATCCAGATCGGTACCGACGTTCAGCACCGGGTTACCGCTGCCGTCCTCGCTCAGGCTCACACGGCTAGGCGCATCGAAATCTCGCGAAGCCAGCATGGAAACCGAACCGCCCTTCTCCGAGATGCGGCTCATGCTCGCGAGCATGTCGTCGACCAGGGCCGCGTCCAGACCGGTATTGACCGAACGGTTGGTGAAATCGACGTCGGCGGTGCTGCCGGCGGGCCGCTCGGCGCTGACCACATAGACTTCACTGGTGTTGCGTTGCACGCCCGGCTCGATGCGCACGCGCACTCGGGTTTCGCTGTCGGTGCTGACACCGGCCGCACTCAGACGCTTGGCCATGGCTGCCGACAGTTCATCGGAATGTTGCCAGGTGGTAGTGAATTCGCCGGTTTGCGGACGCTGCTCATCCAGGCGGTACCCATTGTCCTGGAAGAACTGAACGGCCACGGGCCAGACTTCGGCCGGCGGGTTTTGCGCCAGGATCGAGCGCGAGTCACCGCTCTTCTGCAAGGAATACGCACTGGCGTTAGCCGCCGCCGTCAACGGTTGCGGTCGAGGAACGATGTATTCACCCTTGACGGTGTCATCGGCTACGTTGCGCGGGATCGGCAGCAACGGGTCCAGACGCTTGGCGGAGGTGATGTCCGGCGGCAATTGCATCGGTGCAGTCTGTTGCGCTTCCAGGTAGTCGCTACCACGGTCACGGAAATAACCTTCCGGGCCCCAGACCCATCCACAGCCACTCGTGCTGGAGATGATCAAGGCAAGTGCGGAAAGTCCGGCCATTCGCTTCATGCGTTGTACTTCCTCAATTAAACCAGGACGCTGCACTGGCGCAGGGCCGTGCGAAGCGTTTCATGACAGGGTGCGCTCAGCCAGGTCAGCGGCAAGCGAATGCCTTCGTGCATCAGGCCCATTTCGACCAAGGCCCACTTCACCGGAATCGGGTTGGCCTCGATGAACAGGTCCTTGTGCAACGGCATCAGTTTTTCGTTGATGGCGCGTGCAGTCTCGGCGTCACCCTTGAGCGCGGCCTCGCACAGGTCTGCCATTTCGCGCGGAGCGACGTTGGCGGTAACGGAAATGTTGCCCTTGCCACCCAGCAGGATCAGCTCAACCGCGGTCGGATCATCACCGGACAACACGATGAAATCCTTGCTTACGCCATCAAGGATGGCCTTCGCACGCTTCAGGTCGCCAGTCGCTTCCTTGATGCCGATGATGTTTGGCACGGTGGAAAGACGGATCACGGTCTCCGCCTGCATGTCGCAGGAGGTACGGCCAGGCACGTTGTAGAGGATCTGCGGGATATCGACGGATTCGGCAATGTGCTTGAAATGCAGGTACAGGCCTTCCTGGGTCGGCTTGTTGTAATACGGTACGACCAGCAGGCAGGCGTCGGCGCCGGCCTCTTTGGCGTTACGGGTCAACTCGACAGCTTCGCGGGTCGAGTTGGCGCCGGTACCGGCAATTACCGGGATACGGCCGTTGACTTGCTTGACCACGGCACGGATGACTTCGATATGTTCGTTTACATCGAGGGTTGCCGATTCGCCGGTAGTGCCGACGGCAACAATGGCATGGGTGCCGTTTTCAAGGTGGAAGTCCACGAGTTTGCTGAGGCTGTCCCAGTCAAGACGCCCTTGTGCATCCATGGGTGTGACCAGTGCCACCATACTGCCCGCAATCATGAAACCGCTCCTGCCGGAAAAAGAGAGCGGTAATGGTACTGGCGCCAAGATGCTTGCACAAGCGAAGTACTGCGCTGCCGCCATTCCCCTTGGCGCCGCTTTTCGCTACCCTTCAGACTTTGATCGGTACTGACAAGCTCGTCCGTCGGGTTTCAGCCTCCATTTTCGGCATCACAAGCCCCATTCCAGCGTTGCCACTCCTCGCTCCTGCCATACTGGAGCACGTGCAACCAGCGCGTGAGGCTTTCTGAATTCGCATCCGCAGGCTTGCTCACGAAAAATACAGCCCTGAATGTACCGACCGCTCATCGCTTTAGGAATGCTGCATGTCCACCCCCACAGTTCGCGAACAATTCCTTGTCATCAGTGCCCTCGGCGCCAACCCCATGGAGCTGACCAACGTCCTGTGCCGCGCCAGCCATGAAAACCGCTGCGCCGTGGTCACCTCCCGGCTGACCCGTCACGGCGAATGCAGTGCACTCGTACTGGAAATCACCGGCAGTTGGGATGCACTGGCACGCCTTGAAGGCAGCCTCCCCATCCTGGCCAAGCGACACGCATTCACCGTCAACGTGGTGCGCAGCGCCGCCCTGGAAAACCGCCCGCAAGCCCTGCCGTACGTCGCTTACGTCAGCTCGGCCTACCGCTCGGACATCATCAACGAGCTCTGCCAGTTCTTCACCGACCACAACGTCGAACTGGAAAACCTGACCTGCGATACCTATCAGGCACCGCAAACCGGCGGCACCATGCTCAATGCCACGTTTACCGTGACCCTGCCGGCGGGTGTGCAGATCAGCTGGCTGCGTGATCAATTCCTGGACTTCGCTGACGCGTTGAACCTTGATGCCCTGATCGAGCCGTGGCGCCCACAGAACCCAATGTAAGGAAGCTTTCATGGCCGTTGCCATCGACCAACCGGTTGCCGATTTCGAAGCGCCCGCGACCAGCGGGCAGACCGTCAGCCTCTCGGGTCTGAAGGGCAAGCAGGTGGTGCTCTATTTCTATCCGAAGGACAGCACGCCAGGCTGCACCACTCAGGGCCAGGGCTTCAGGGATCAACTGGACGCTTTCAAAGCGGCTAACACCGAAGTGTTCGGCGTATCTCGCGACAGCCTGAAGTCCCACGAAAACTTCAAGACCAAGCAAGCCTTTACGTTCGAGCTGATCAGCGACAAAGAAGAAGCGCTTTGCCAACTGTTTGATGTGATCAAGCTGAAAAAGCTCTATGGCAAGGAATACATGGGCGTGGATCGCAGCACGTTCCTGATCGACAAGGATGGCGTGCTACGTCAGGAATGGCGCGGCGTGAAGGTGCCCGGGCATGTTGATGCTGTATTGGCTGCAGCTCAGGCATTGAATAAAGCCTGATTCTTAAAAGATCGCAGCCTGCGACAGCTCCTACGGGATTACGCATTTCCCGGTAGGAGCTGCCGCAGGCTGCGATCTTTTTACAATCTAAAGCAGCGGCGCCACCACAGGCTCTTTACGCGGCCAGGCATCCAGTACGGCTTTGAACAGTGTCGCCAGGGGAATCGCAAAGAACACCCCCCAGAAGCCCCACAACCCGCCAAACAACAAGACCGCACAGATGATCGCGACCGGATGCATGTTGACGGCTTCCGAAAACAATAACGGAACCAGTACGTTGCCATCCAGCGTCTGAATGATTCCGTACACTGCCATCAAGTATATGAATTGATCGCTCCACCCCCACTGGAACAGCGCAATCAAAAACACCGGGACCGTCACTACAACAGCGCCGACATACGGCACCACTACCGAAACCCCCACCAGCAACGCCAGCAGCGCCGCATAGTTGAGCTCCAGCACGACGAAAGCGAGGTAGGTCACACCGCCGCAAATGAAAATCTCGATGACCTTGCCGCGAATGTAATTGGCGATCTGCCGGTTCATGTCATGTGCGACCCGAGTGATCAATGCCCGTTCACGCGGCAGATATCCGCGTACCCATTCACCGATCATTGCGCGGTCCTTGAGGAAAAAGAACACCAGAATCGGCACCAGCACCAGATAGATCATGATATTCACCAGCAGAGGCAGGCTCGACAGCGAAAAGGTCAGCGCCCACTGACCGAACTTGCCGATTTCCCCCCGCGCCACTTCGATGGCCCGCAGCACCTGCTCGTCGGACACCAGATGTGGGTAACGTTCGGGCAAGAGCAACAAAAGCGACTGCCACTTGGCGAGCATGCCCGGAAGCTCATTGAACAGTGTGATCAACTGATGCCACAGCAACGGTACGACCACCACGATGAATACCAGCAACAACCCCATGAACAAAGCAAAAACCAGCCCCACCGCCACGCCTCCGGGAACACGCAGGCGCTCAAGTGACACCACCAGTCCCTGCATCAGATACGCCAGCACCATCCCGGCCAGGACCGGCGCGAGCATACCGCCCAACGTGAGCACAGCGGTGAACGCCAGAAAGAGCAGGACGGCCAACACCACCGCTTCTTCATCGGAGAAATAGCGCTGGATCCAGTCGCGAAACACTTTGAACATCAATATTCCTTAAGAACAAAACGCCGCAGATTTCAGGCTTTTTTCAACCAATAGCGGTAAACACCCGCCTCATCTTCTTCACGAAGCAGCGTATGACCGGCCAATCGGGCAAAGGTGCGAAAGTCGCGTTGCGAACCCGCATCGGTGGCAATCACCTTGAGCACCGCGCCGCTGGCCATCCGATTGAGTTCCATCTTGGCCTTGAGCAAAGGCAAAGGGCAATTCAGGCCGCTGGCGTCCAGCTCAACGTCATGCTCTACAGCGTCGATCATTGCATCACTCCGGTGTCAGGTGCTTGGGTCGCCTAGAATATCTGGTCGCAACGCTGGTGTCCGGCTACAGTAAGGTCTTTGTCTTTTAAGGCTTTGTGCATGACTTTTTTGCGCCCTACCCTGCTGACGCTCGCTTGCCTGCTCGCCTCACCGGGCTTCGCCGACGACTTGCCGTCACTCGGCGACGCCAGTTCTGCCATTGTCTCGCCGCAACAGGAATACCAGTTGGGCCGCGCCTGGCTGGCGATGCTGCGCAGCCAGGTATCGCAGCTCAACGATCCGCAACTCAAGGACTATGTCGAATCCAGCGTCTATCGACTGGTGGAAACCAGCCAGGTCAGTGACCGGCGACTGGAGTTCATTCTGATCAACAGCCCTCAGCTCAACGCCTTTGCGGCGCCGGGTGGGATTGTCGGGGTCAACGGCGGTTTGTTCCTTAACGCCCAGACCGAAGGCGAGTATGCCTCAGTACTGGCGCACGAATTGGCTCACTTGTCGCAACGCCACTTTGCCCGCGGCGTCGAAGCCCAGCAGCGTATGCAAGTGCCGATGATGGCTGCCCTGCTGGCCGGCATCGTGATTGCCGCAGCAGGCGCCGGCGATGCCGGGATCGCGGCCATTGCGGGTACGCAGGCGGCGGCAATTCAGGAACAACGACGGTTCTCGCGCCAAAACGAGCAGGAGGCCGATCGCATCGGCATTCTCAACCTGGAGAAGGCCGGCTACGACCCGCGATCGATGCCCAGCATGTTCGAGCGTCTGGGGCGTCAGTACCGCTTTGACGCCAAGCCGCCGGAATTTCTGCTGACTCACCCGGTCACCGAATCGCGGATCGCCGACACCCGCAACCGCGCCGAGCAGGCCCCTCAAGGCGGCATCGAGGACACTCTGCGCTATCAATTGATTCGTGCGCGAGTCCAACTGATCTACGAAGAAACCCCAGGCCTTGGCGCCAAACGCTTTCGCGCTCAACTTGAGGAAAACCCCAAGAGCGACGTAGCCCGTTATGGCTTGGCCATCGCTCAAATCAAGGGCGGCCAACTGAATGAGGCCCGGGAGAATCTCAAGTTGCTGCTGGCCAGGG
Proteins encoded:
- a CDS encoding AI-2E family transporter, with the translated sequence MFKVFRDWIQRYFSDEEAVVLAVLLFLAFTAVLTLGGMLAPVLAGMVLAYLMQGLVVSLERLRVPGGVAVGLVFALFMGLLLVFIVVVVPLLWHQLITLFNELPGMLAKWQSLLLLLPERYPHLVSDEQVLRAIEVARGEIGKFGQWALTFSLSSLPLLVNIMIYLVLVPILVFFFLKDRAMIGEWVRGYLPRERALITRVAHDMNRQIANYIRGKVIEIFICGGVTYLAFVVLELNYAALLALLVGVSVVVPYVGAVVVTVPVFLIALFQWGWSDQFIYLMAVYGIIQTLDGNVLVPLLFSEAVNMHPVAIICAVLLFGGLWGFWGVFFAIPLATLFKAVLDAWPRKEPVVAPLL
- a CDS encoding peroxiredoxin, producing the protein MAVAIDQPVADFEAPATSGQTVSLSGLKGKQVVLYFYPKDSTPGCTTQGQGFRDQLDAFKAANTEVFGVSRDSLKSHENFKTKQAFTFELISDKEEALCQLFDVIKLKKLYGKEYMGVDRSTFLIDKDGVLRQEWRGVKVPGHVDAVLAAAQALNKA
- a CDS encoding MBL fold metallo-hydrolase translates to MRFAVLGSGSQGNGTLIASADTYVLVDCGFSLRETEKRLLRLGVNPAQLSAILVTHEHADHVHGVGLLSRRYNLPVYLSRGTLRGMRKPIEPAGLLAGGEQLQIGDLSIGVIAVAHDAQEPTQYVFSDGERRFGLLTDLGSYCDKVLEGYRDLDALMIESNHCRDMLARGHYPYFLKQRVGGELGHLNNHQAAFLVSELGWQGLQHLVLAHLSSKNNLPQLARQCFVDTLGCDPDWLQLADQDSGLDWRHIA
- a CDS encoding terminase small subunit is translated as MERPKKRRFTDKMESFCLAYIETGNASEAYRRTYNVTKMAEKTVQREGWNLFQRPQVQERLAELREAVMDRHQITVDTLLLELEEARKAALSAETPQTSAAVSATMGKAKLLGLDKKIVEITGKNGGAIETKSQVTVDKKTLESVLDRL
- a CDS encoding sulfurtransferase TusA family protein, yielding MIDAVEHDVELDASGLNCPLPLLKAKMELNRMASGAVLKVIATDAGSQRDFRTFARLAGHTLLREEDEAGVYRYWLKKA
- the dapA gene encoding 4-hydroxy-tetrahydrodipicolinate synthase, which codes for MIAGSMVALVTPMDAQGRLDWDSLSKLVDFHLENGTHAIVAVGTTGESATLDVNEHIEVIRAVVKQVNGRIPVIAGTGANSTREAVELTRNAKEAGADACLLVVPYYNKPTQEGLYLHFKHIAESVDIPQILYNVPGRTSCDMQAETVIRLSTVPNIIGIKEATGDLKRAKAILDGVSKDFIVLSGDDPTAVELILLGGKGNISVTANVAPREMADLCEAALKGDAETARAINEKLMPLHKDLFIEANPIPVKWALVEMGLMHEGIRLPLTWLSAPCHETLRTALRQCSVLV
- the bamC gene encoding outer membrane protein assembly factor BamC produces the protein MKRMAGLSALALIISSTSGCGWVWGPEGYFRDRGSDYLEAQQTAPMQLPPDITSAKRLDPLLPIPRNVADDTVKGEYIVPRPQPLTAAANASAYSLQKSGDSRSILAQNPPAEVWPVAVQFFQDNGYRLDEQRPQTGEFTTTWQHSDELSAAMAKRLSAAGVSTDSETRVRVRIEPGVQRNTSEVYVVSAERPAGSTADVDFTNRSVNTGLDAALVDDMLASMSRISEKGGSVSMLASRDFDAPSRVSLSEDGSGNPVLNVGTDLDRAWSSVGRALEQGEWRVEDINRSLGLYYINLAEKAEKKDDKPGFFSSLFGSAPNKEEVEARAERYQVRLSKVGENIQVTVEKNINTVAPADVARKVLSVIQDNLG
- a CDS encoding glycine cleavage system protein R; the encoded protein is MSTPTVREQFLVISALGANPMELTNVLCRASHENRCAVVTSRLTRHGECSALVLEITGSWDALARLEGSLPILAKRHAFTVNVVRSAALENRPQALPYVAYVSSAYRSDIINELCQFFTDHNVELENLTCDTYQAPQTGGTMLNATFTVTLPAGVQISWLRDQFLDFADALNLDALIEPWRPQNPM
- a CDS encoding site-specific integrase, which produces MAYYEKRGDAWRAQIRRKGYPTLSATFDTKAEAQRWAAEIEGDMSRSRFVDTREAESTTLEDALTRYLNEVSKTKKGEKQEKVRAEKWKKSEYGAKSLATIRSSDMAAYRDAQLKSGKSTATVRLDLALISHLYTVASKDSGIDGLKNPCTAIRMPKGNKQRERRPTAKELKNIYKHAGEINAELPVIIELAVETAMRRSELVMLRKDQIRGRVAFLEDTKNGERRSVPLSTRAVELLEGLPTPIDGGRYFHLKMDSVSNYFALACEAAEIKDLRLHDMRHEATSRLFERGLSLMEVASITGHKTLAMLKRYTHLSPHDLAEKLG
- the purC gene encoding phosphoribosylaminoimidazolesuccinocarboxamide synthase; protein product: MEKREELYRGKAKSVYKTDDANRLILLFRNDTSAFDGKRIEQLDRKGMVNNKFNAFIMQKLEAAGVPTQFDKLLGDNECLVKKLDMIPVECVVRNYAAGSLVKRLGVEEGMKLNPYTFELFLKDDAKGDPFINESHVVAFGWGTAEQLVRMKELSLKVNEVLSKLFDDAGLLLVDFKLEFGVFHDGSIVLGDEFSPDGCRLWDKATGKKMDKDRFRQGLGDVIEAYEEVANRLGVPL
- a CDS encoding M48 family metalloprotease; protein product: MTFLRPTLLTLACLLASPGFADDLPSLGDASSAIVSPQQEYQLGRAWLAMLRSQVSQLNDPQLKDYVESSVYRLVETSQVSDRRLEFILINSPQLNAFAAPGGIVGVNGGLFLNAQTEGEYASVLAHELAHLSQRHFARGVEAQQRMQVPMMAALLAGIVIAAAGAGDAGIAAIAGTQAAAIQEQRRFSRQNEQEADRIGILNLEKAGYDPRSMPSMFERLGRQYRFDAKPPEFLLTHPVTESRIADTRNRAEQAPQGGIEDTLRYQLIRARVQLIYEETPGLGAKRFRAQLEENPKSDVARYGLAIAQIKGGQLNEARENLKLLLARAPNEIIYNLAQVDLDITNNRLPDAQSRVDRMLTQYPGNYPLNQVRVDLLLKQNRTADAEKALEGLLKSRPDDPDVWYQVAETRGLSGNIIGLHQARAEYFALVGDYRQAIQQLDFAKRKAGTNFPLSSRIDARQRELMEQERMIKDMMG